The region ATACCTCTTCAATTTTGTCCGAGGTGCTCATGGACTTGAGCGCCGTCATGTTGCGTTCGGCGCGGGAAGCCAGGCCCTGAGGCAGGTGAGATTCGTCTTTGGTCATGCGCTTGTCTCCGAAGGGCTAGACGGGTTCGGGTGGACTCATCATTTCGCTTAGTGTACTATAGATTTTTATTTAGTTCTCTAACTATTTCAATTCATTCGAATTGTCGGGGCAAACCTTGATTTTTTGCGGGTTTGGGATCATACCCCTATATTGTTGTTATAAACGGGAAGGAGCAGAGCATGACCGACACACCCAGTGACAATCTGGATTTTCGCAAGCCCACCGCTGAGGTCGGCTACCTCCTGAATCAGTTGGTGGCTGCCAGCCCGCCTCTTGACCCCAATTCCATTTACTGCAATCTGCTGCAGTGCTCCCATTTCGCGGATACCGCCGTGGCGGTGTTCGATGGCGAGACACTGGTCGGTTTTGTGTCGGGGTACGTAGAACCCAACAAACCGGACACACTGTTTGTCTGGCAGGTGGTGATTGCCGAGGCCGCCCGGGGTAAGGGGTTGGCCAAACGGATGCTCAAGCACTTGCTGAGCCGCGAAGCCTGTGCCGAGGTGCGTTACATTGAAACCACAATCACACCGGACAACGAAGCGTCCTGGGCGCTGTTCCGCAGCCTGGCCCGCGATCTGGATACCGAGCTGAACAGTGAGGTGTTCTTCGAGCGCAATATACATTTCGGTGGCGAACACGATGACGAACACCTGCTGGTGATCGGCCCCTTTCAGACCAGTCGCCACTGATTCGGTAGGCACTGTTTCATAAAAAGTCACACCGGCCGACCCGTCGGCCAGAAGGTGCCTCAAGATGAGTAGAGGTATCGAACAAGCGGGTTAGCGGGGCGGCACCCCGGTAACCCGCACAATGTTTCAGAATGGAGGACTTATGTCACACACAGTCGAAAAAATCGGCGGCACGTCAATGAGTGAGTACGAAGCCGTACGCGACAATGTGGTTATGAAGAACGGGAAAGACGAGGACCTCTATCATCGCATTTTTGTGGTTTCCGCCTATGGCGGCCTGACCGACCTGCTGTTGGAGAACAAGAAGAACGGCCAGCCCGGTGTCTACGGCCTGTTTGCCAGCACCAACGATGACGATCCCTGGATGGAAGCGTTCGACAAGGTGCGCAAGCGCGTGCTGGAGCTGAACAAGCAATATTTCGGTGACACCGACCTGCGTAAGGAAGCCGATGCCTATATCAAAGAGCGCCTGGATGATGCCGAGCGCTGCCTGACGGATCTGCAACGTCTGTGTCAGCACGGCCACTTTGAGCTGGATGCGCACCTGTTCACCGTGCGTGAGATGTTGGCCAGTATCGGTGAAGCCCACAGCGCCTGGAACATGGCCAACCTGCTGCAGCGCGACGGCGTCAACGCCCGCTTTGTGGATCTGTCCGGTTGGAAGGCCGATGGCGCTCTGCCGCTTGATGAGATGATCAAGCGCTCGTTCGAAGGTATTGATTTCGCCAAAGAGCTGCCGATCGTGACGGGCTACACCCACTGTAAAGAAGGTCTGATGGCCAGCTTTGATCGCGGCTACAGCGAAATGACGTTCAGCCGTATTGCGGTGCTCACCGGTGCCCATGAAGCGATCATTCATAAAGAGTTCCACCTGAGCAGTGCGGACCCCCGCCTGGTCGGGGCCGACAAGGTGGTGCCCATCGGCCGCACCAATTACGATGTGGCGGATCAACTGGCGAACCTGGGGATGGAAGCCATTCACCCCCGTGCGGCCAAAGGCCTGCGTCAGAACGGCATTGCGCTGCGGGTGAAGAACACCTTCGATCCGGATCACGATGGCACCCTGATCACCGGCGATTACGTCAGTGAAAAACCCTGTGCGGAAATCATTGCCGGTCGCAAAGGTGTGTACGCGATTGAGGTGTTCGACCAGGACATGATGGGCAATATCGAGAAGTATGACTCGGGTATTCTGCACCAGATTTCGCGCTTCAAGGCCCATGTGGTGAGCAAGGACATCAATGCCAACACCATTGTTCACTATGTCGCCGGTAACCTGAAAACCGTCAACCGCATCCGCAATATGCTGGAAGAGAAGTACCCGGATGCGGAAGTGGATGTGCGCAAGGTGGCCGTCGTGTCCGCCATCGGCAGTGACATGAAAGTCTCCGGCATGCTCGCCAAGTCAGCGACGGCGCTGTCCAGTGCCAACATCAGTGTGTTGGCCATTCACCAGTCCATCCGCCAGGTGGATATGCAGTTCATCGTTGACGAGGACGATTACGATCAAGCCGTGAAGAGCCTGCACAAGGCTCTGGTGGAAGTCCATGACCACGGGGACGCCATATGCGCAGCCTGATCAGGCTGGCCGCGCTCTGTCTGATCTGTGCCTCGGTATCGGTGTTCGCCCAGAGCGACGCCGATGGCGAGGCACGTCAGCGTGTGGCCGAGGAAATCGAGAAGCTGGAAGAACCGATGTACAGCCCGTTCATTGAGCGCTATATGCTCGATGAACTGAAGCAGTTGCGGGTTGACTTGTCCAATCAGCGCGCCGAGCTGATTCAGCAGGTGGTGGACCGGGAGATTGAGTCGATCGACCGCGGGGTGACCTACGCGACCAATACCGTCACCTACTTTTTCTATCTGATTGCGGCGGTGAGTTCCATTCTGGTGTTGCTGGGCTGGAATTCCATACGCGACATGAAAGAGAAGATGAGCAGCCTGGCGGATGAGGAAGTGGGCAAGCTGGTCAATGCCTACGAAGTGCGCCTGCGGGGTATCGAGAAACAGCTGACCCAGAAAACCCGGCACATTGATGCCAACCGTGAGGAAATTGAACGCACCCAGGAAATTCATTCGCTCTGGTTGAGAGCCAATCTGGAACATACGCCGGCGAACAAGATTGCCATCTATGACCAGATTCTGGCCATGAAGCCCGAGGATTGTGAGGCGCTGACCTACAAAGCGGATGTGGTCCTGGAACTCGGTGAACCCCAGTGGGCGGTGAACCTGTGTCAACAGGCCCTTTCGATTGATTCGGACAACGCCCACGCGTTTTATCAGTTGGCCTGTGCTCACACGGCCCTGGGGCACTATGAAGACGGTGTGCATTTCTTGGGCGAGGCACTGGCCCGGGCGGAGAGTTACCGAGAGTCTCTGATGCAGGATCCGGCGCTGTTCCCGCTGCACGATATGTCCGCGTTCAAGGAGCTGTTGGGGATTCGGGAAGAAGACGGGCAGTCGTAGAGTGTGGTTACGGCGGATACTACCGAGGTTCGCGTAGGGCGGACAAGCGCGAAGCGCGCATCCGCCGTCGCCATACATTAAAACGACACAACCAATAACCAATAACCAATAACAGGCCACCGAGGAGTTTCCGATGTTCGACAACCTCGCCCAACGCCTGAAGTTGAGCGCCATTCCGCAAATCTTCTTTATCTCCGTCGGCATTATCGTCCTGTTCGTCGGCTTCGCCATTCCCTTCAATGAACCCTTTGCCCGCTTTTTTGACATGCTGGGCGGCTTTACCTTCACCAACTTTGGCTGGTTTTACGTCCTCAGCGTCAGCGGCCTGTTATTGTTTCTGATCTGGGTGGCGACCAGTCGCTATGGCCGGATTCAATTGGGACCGGACGGGCAGGGGCCCGAGTACGATACGCTGACCTGGTTCTGCATGTTGTTCGCGGCCGGTATCGGTACCATTCTGATGTTCTGGGGCGTGGCCGAGCCCATGTCCCACTTCGCCAACCCGCCCCTTGAGGGTGTTGACGGCGGCACCAAAGACGCCGCCCGCCTCGCGATGAATATCTCCCTGTACCATTACGGTTTACACACCTGGACCATTTTCACCATGCCGGCGCTGGCGATCGGGTATTTCACCTACCGTCAGGGCCTGCCGATGCGCATCAGCAGCGTGTTCTATTCGGTGCTGGGGGATCGTATTTACGGGCCGATCGGGTGGACCATCGATATCATCGCGTTGCTTGGCACCCTGTTTGGCGTGGCCGTGTCGGTCGGCCTGGGGACGCTGCAGCTCAACACCGGTATGAATTATCTGTTCGGACTGCCCAAAGGGCAGGTGGCCGAAATGGCCATTGTGGCCGCCATTACACTGGTGGCATCGGTGTCTGTGGCACTGGGGCTTGATCGGGGCATCAAGCGACTGTCCGAGTTCAATATCGTAGTGGCTCTGGTCATTCTGGTCTTTGTCGCGGTGGCCGGACCGACGCTGTTTATCGTGTCGGGTACGGTTCAGAATATCGGTGGCTATCTGCACAATCTGCCCTGGCTGGCATTCTGGACCGAAGCTTACAATGAGGGCAACTGGCAGCGTCAATGGACGGTGTTCTACTTCGCCTGGACGATTTCCTGGGCTCCTTATGTGGGCATTTTCATCGCCCGGATTTCCAAAGGCCGGACCATCCGCCAGTTTGTGGCCGGGGCGCTGGGCGCGCCGCTGCTGTTCACCATCGTCTGGTTTTCCGTGTTCGGGATGGCGGCCATCGATCTGGACCTGAACCACGGTACGGATATCGCCGCGCAAGTGCAGGCGGACGTCTCGGTGGCGCTGTTCAGCTTTCTCGAGCAGTTCCCGCTGTCATCCCTGATATCAACCCTGGCGGTGATTGTAATCGTGGTATTTCTGACCACCTCGGCCGATTCGGCGGCCCTCGTGGTGGATCTGTTGTCGCGCAAGGACAGTCAACCTTCCCGAACCGTTCAGCGGGTGTTCTGGACTCTGTTGCTGGGGTTGGTGGCCGCCACGCTGTTGCTGGGGGGCGGTTTGCAGGCGCTGCAGAATGTGATCACCGCACTGGGATTCCCGTTCTGTGTGCTGCTGGTGTTTATGGCTTACTCATTGACCCGCGCCCTGCATGCGGACTATCTGGGGTATTCTATGGAGGAACTCGCCGAAGGTAAGGCACCGGCGATGGGACCCATGGGCTCGCTGCCCAGTGATCGCAAAGGTCGAGGAGATGACGAGTGACTGAACATCGCGCCTACCGGGTTCACCAGCCCGGTGATGAAAACGCACTGAGTCTGGAGCACACGCCCGCACCCGAGCCGCGCGCGGGACAGGTGAGGGTGCGCCACAAGGCCATCGGCCTGAACTTTATTGACATATATCACCGCACAGGCCTGTATCCCCTGGATCTGCCGACCGGTCTGGGGTTGGAGGCCGCCGGGGTAATCGAGGCTCTGGGGTCGGATGTCCAAGGCTGGAAGGAGGGTGACCGGGTGGCCTATTGCAGCGGCCCACCCGGGGCCTATGCCGACTCCCATGTCGTCGCGGCGGATCGGCTATTGGCACTGCCGGATGGCATTGAGTACGAAGTCGCCGCGGCCACCTTGCTCAAGGGCCTGACCGCAGCCTATCTGTTACACCAGACTCACGCCGTTCAGCCTGGGGAAACCCTGTTGTGGCACGCGGCCGCTGGCGGTGTCGGGCTGCTGGCCTGTCAGTGGGCGGCACATTTGGGGGCGCGAGTCATTGGCACGGTGGGATCGGATGCGAAAGCGAAATTGGCGCTGTCCCGCGGCTGTTACGAAGTGATCCGCTATCGGGAGGAGTCGGTCGTAGAGCGTGTCATGAGCCTGACCGATGGCAAGGGTGTTCCGGTGGTGTATGACTCGGTGGGCAAGGATACCTTTGACGTCTCTCTGGACTGCCTGGCCCGGCGCGGGCTGATGGTGAGCTTTGGCAACGCCTCCGGTGCGGTGCCGGAATTCAGCCCCTTGCTGCTGGCCCAGAAAGGCTCGCTGTATATCACCCGACCGACGCTGGCGCATTACGCGACCACACGGGAGGAGCTGGAGACTTTGGCCGGACTCTGGTTCGAGGCGGTGTTGTCCGGTGCGGTGAAAGTGGATATCAATCAGACCTACCGCCTGGACGAGGTACCCCGGGCGCATCGCGAGCTGGCAAACCGGCAGACTACCGGGGCCAGTGTTATCATTCCGTAACCCAATTCGAACACTATCAACCATCAGGACCCCAACACCATGCCCAAAGGCTTCGGCACCAAACTGGTTATCGCCATTTCGTCCCGAGCGCTGTTCGACCTGGATGAGAGTCACCAGGTATTTATCAACGAAGGCCTGGAAGCTTATGCCAACTACCAGATCGAGCGCGAAGACGAACCCCTCAAACCGGGGGATGCCTTTCCCATGGTACAAAAGCTGCTCCACCTGAATGAAAGCCTCGAAGGCGACCCCCGGGTCGAAGTGATTCTGCTGTCCCGCAACAGCGCCGATACCGGCTTGCGGGTGTTCAATTCCATCGAGCACTACGGGCTCAACATTACCCGGGCCGCGTTCTGCAGTGGCAGCAGCCCGTACCGCTATATCTCGGCGTTCGGCTGCCACCTGTTTCTGTCCACCGACGGTGAAGACGTGCGTCAGGCGCTCAATCAGGGCGTTGCGGCCGCGACCCTGGTCGCCGCCAAGAACAAGTCCGAGCAGGAAGAGGAGCTGCGCTTTGCCTTCGACGGCGATGCGGTGCTGTTTTCCGATGAGGCGGAGCAGGTGTTCAAGAGCCAGGGCCTGAGCGCCTTTGCCGAAAGTGAACGAGCGTCCGCCAAAACGCCGTTGAGCGGCGGCCCCTTCAAGGCCTTCCTGTCGGCACTGCAGGGCTTGCAGAGTGAATTCACCGAAAGCCGTTGCCCCATTCGCACGGCACTGGTCACTGCCCGCTCGGCGCCGGCTCATGAGCGGGTGATTCGCACTCTGCGGGCCTGGAATGTGCGCATCGACGAGTCCCTGTTCCTGGGGGGATTGCCGAAAGGGGAGTTCCTCAAGGCCTACGGGGCGGACGTTTTCTTCGACGATCAGCAACAACACATCGAGTCGGCCAGCGAGCACGTTGCCAGCGGCCATGTTCCCCATGGCGTTGCCAACCAGGTGCCAGGCTAGGCAGTGGCAGTCTATATAGTCTAAAGTTATAGCGAGGGTTATTTTTTGACCAGAGGCTGGCAATTTGGCTTCTGAGGCTCTATTCTACAAAAGAATAATTACCGTAATTTTTATAACACCGTCCTTTTGTTAACACCGCGCTCTGGGTGATCGAGTCGACGGTTGGGGTTGAACGGTCTGCTGTGTCGGGGCGCACGGGGGCTGTCCGAAGGACGATCGGAGGGCATTATGAAGCTGCAACAACTGCGTTATATCTGGGAAGTGGCGCACCACGACCTGAATGTGTCCGCGACCGCCCAGAGCCTGTACACCTCCCAGCCGGGTATCAGCAAGCAGATACGCCTGCTGGAAGATGAGCTGGGTGTGGAGATTTTTTCCCGCAGTGGCAAACACCTGACCCGGATTACCCCCGCCGGTGAAGCAATTCTGAAAACCGCCGGCGAGATCCTGCGGAAAGTCGACAGCATCAAGCAGGTGGCGCAGGAGTTCAGCAACGAACGCAAGGGCAGTCTGTCCATCGCCACCACGCACACCCAGGCACGCTATGCCTTGCCGCCCATCATTCAGTCCTTCATTAAGCAGTATCCCGATGTATCGCTGCATATGCATCAGGGCACGCCCATGCAGATTTCCGAAATGGCCGCGGATGGCACGGTGGATTTCGCCATTGCCACGGAGGCGATGGAGTTGTTCAGCGACCTGGTAATGATGCCATGCTACCGCTGGAACCGCTGCATTGTGGTGCCGCGCGAGCACCCCTTGGCGCAGGTTGAGCCGTTGACGCTGGAGGCGGTGGCCAAGTATCCGATTGTGACGTACGTGTTCGGCTTTACCGGTCGCTCGAAGCTGGACGAGGCGTTCATGAATCGCGGTCTGGCACCGAAGGTGGTGTTCACGGCGGCGGATGCGGACGTGATCAAGACGTATGTCCGTCTCGGTCTGGGGATCGGTATTGTGGCGAAGATGGCGGTGGATGAGCATCTGGATTCGGATCTGGTGGCATTGAATGCGGACCATCTGTTCGAGAGCAGCGTGACCAAGATCGGGTTCCGCCGCGGGACCTTCCTGCGAGGCTTCATGTACGATTTCATCGAGCGCTTCGCCCCTCATTTGACACGCAATGTGATCGACGAGGCCTACAACCGCCACTCCCGCGCGGAGTTGGAGGAGCTTTTTGCCCATATAGAGCTTCCCACCTATTAGTGAGTAAGTGGCCGAATCACGTCCGGTTTGTGGAGGGGAAGCCCTTTCAAGACCGTAAGCGGAGGGACTCCGCGCGTCGAGCCCCCAGGGGCCGCTCTATGGCATCCATGCCATCGCGGCATTCGTGCATCCATGCACATCATGGGTTCACGGCGTGTCTTGTAGAGGTATACCCTTCCGCAGCACTTTCTACGTAGTTTCTCAGCCGTATATTCTCTTCGTAATAATTATACAAAACCTCTTGCCTTGTACAATAAATCGGCGTACAACTTATACAAAGCCTGGCCACTTGTATAAGAGGTGCATCGATGGATACCCACGCAGACGTCAAAATTCCGGTCGGCATCAGCGAATGCCTGCTCGGGGAGCGGGTCCGGTTTGACGGTGGACACAAGCGTAACCGCTTCCTGACCGACGTCATGAGCCGCTACTTCGACTATCGGCCGGTGTGCCCCGAAGTGCTGATTGGCCTGGGAATCCCCCGTAAACCCATTCGCCTGGTCGCCACCGATAAAGGCACCCGCGTGCGCGGCGTTCAGGACGACCGTCTCGATGTCACTGAAGCCCTGGCCGCCGAAGCCGACAAAGCGCTGGAGCGGATGCCCGACCTCTGCGGCTACGTCATGATGCAGAACTCGCCCAGTTGTGGCGCCTTTCGCATGAAGCGTTACGGCGAAAACGGCTATCCGCTCGACAGCGACGGGATCGGGGCCTATGCGGAACGGTTGATGGAACTGCATCCGCTGCTGCCGGTGGAAGAGGCCGGTCGCCTGACCGATGCCGGGCTGCGGGACAACTTCATCTCCCGGGTGTTCGCCTACCACGACTGGAAAACCTCAGTCGAGCCCGACCCTACGCCGGCCAAGCTGGTGGATTTCTACTCCCGCTACAAATATCAGGTCATGGCCCACCATGTGCCCAGTTACCAGTCCATCGGTCGGCTGGTCGCACAGGCCGGCACCCGGGATATCCATGAGCTGTGCAATGAGTTTCTGAACGCCTTCATGGCGGCGCTGAGCCATAAAACCACCCGCAAGAGCAACACCAATACCATGATGCACCTGCGCGGTTACCTGCGGGATCTGCTGGATGGCAACGAGCAGCAGGAGCTTTCCGAGGTGATTGATGCCTACCACGCCGGGGACGTGCCGTTGGTGGTGCCGCTGACGCTGCTCAAGCATTACCTGCGTAAAGTGGACAATCCTTACCTTCAGAAGCAGACATTCTGGGCACCGCATCCGGAAAAACTGGGGCTTCGCAATGCCAACGTCTGAGGATCGGGACCCAATGGTGTCCGAGGCGGTTCCCATTCGCAGGGTCTCCGAGCTTACCGGCGTCAACAGCGTGACCCTGCGGGCCTGGGAGCGGCGGTATGGCTTGTTGAAGCCGTTGCGCACCGCCAAGGGACACCGCCTGTACCGGCCGGAGGATATCGCCCGGGTGGAGGCCATTCAGCGTTGGCTCGCGCGCGGTGTGGCCGTCGGCCAGGTCAGGGCACTGCTGGACCAGGGCGTCGATGAGAGCGCAGCCGGACTTTCGGAGGCGGACCCCTGGCAACAGCACCGGCAGGCGATGGGGCAGGCGCTTGCCACCCTGGATGTACGCGCACTGCAAAAGCGGCTTGCAGCGCTGACCGCCGAATACCCGATGCCGGTTCTGGTGGACCATTGTCTTGAACCCCTGTTGTCGCAGTGGCGGTCCGACGTCGGGCAGGGCCGGCCACAATACGGTGCAACCACGCAACTGATGTGTCTCGAGTCGGTGTTGCTGGGCCATTTTGCCTCGGCCCGGCATCGGCAGACGGTACCCAGGTCGGCGCCGCGCCTGTTGCTGGTGGATAACGGTCGCACACCGGATTCCGTGCTGCCGATGATCCTGGCGTACAGTCTGGGCGTAAACAGGCTCCAGGTGGACTTCTTCGGCCCGCTGCCCCAGGCAGAGTGGTTGTACGCGGTGGATCTTCGGGATGCTGATGCCGTGCTGCTCTACACCGACAGTGTGCCCGAGCCGGGACTGGGCTCCGTACATCGCGATCTGGAGCGGCAACTGGCGGTTCCGGTCTGGTTGGCGGGCCGGCAGACGGCGCTGGTGGAAGACGCGCTGCGACCGCATTGCCTCGGACAATCCCTCAGCGAGATTCTGGCGGCGCTGGCGGCCCGGCGTCCCACGTGGGTCGATGGTCCTATTTCCTCTGATAACGGGTCCGCAGGCTCTGGA is a window of Marinimicrobium sp. C6131 DNA encoding:
- the ectA gene encoding diaminobutyrate acetyltransferase, translating into MTDTPSDNLDFRKPTAEVGYLLNQLVAASPPLDPNSIYCNLLQCSHFADTAVAVFDGETLVGFVSGYVEPNKPDTLFVWQVVIAEAARGKGLAKRMLKHLLSREACAEVRYIETTITPDNEASWALFRSLARDLDTELNSEVFFERNIHFGGEHDDEHLLVIGPFQTSRH
- the cysB gene encoding HTH-type transcriptional regulator CysB, which translates into the protein MKLQQLRYIWEVAHHDLNVSATAQSLYTSQPGISKQIRLLEDELGVEIFSRSGKHLTRITPAGEAILKTAGEILRKVDSIKQVAQEFSNERKGSLSIATTHTQARYALPPIIQSFIKQYPDVSLHMHQGTPMQISEMAADGTVDFAIATEAMELFSDLVMMPCYRWNRCIVVPREHPLAQVEPLTLEAVAKYPIVTYVFGFTGRSKLDEAFMNRGLAPKVVFTAADADVIKTYVRLGLGIGIVAKMAVDEHLDSDLVALNADHLFESSVTKIGFRRGTFLRGFMYDFIERFAPHLTRNVIDEAYNRHSRAELEELFAHIELPTY
- a CDS encoding YbgA family protein, with the protein product MDTHADVKIPVGISECLLGERVRFDGGHKRNRFLTDVMSRYFDYRPVCPEVLIGLGIPRKPIRLVATDKGTRVRGVQDDRLDVTEALAAEADKALERMPDLCGYVMMQNSPSCGAFRMKRYGENGYPLDSDGIGAYAERLMELHPLLPVEEAGRLTDAGLRDNFISRVFAYHDWKTSVEPDPTPAKLVDFYSRYKYQVMAHHVPSYQSIGRLVAQAGTRDIHELCNEFLNAFMAALSHKTTRKSNTNTMMHLRGYLRDLLDGNEQQELSEVIDAYHAGDVPLVVPLTLLKHYLRKVDNPYLQKQTFWAPHPEKLGLRNANV
- a CDS encoding aspartate kinase encodes the protein MSHTVEKIGGTSMSEYEAVRDNVVMKNGKDEDLYHRIFVVSAYGGLTDLLLENKKNGQPGVYGLFASTNDDDPWMEAFDKVRKRVLELNKQYFGDTDLRKEADAYIKERLDDAERCLTDLQRLCQHGHFELDAHLFTVREMLASIGEAHSAWNMANLLQRDGVNARFVDLSGWKADGALPLDEMIKRSFEGIDFAKELPIVTGYTHCKEGLMASFDRGYSEMTFSRIAVLTGAHEAIIHKEFHLSSADPRLVGADKVVPIGRTNYDVADQLANLGMEAIHPRAAKGLRQNGIALRVKNTFDPDHDGTLITGDYVSEKPCAEIIAGRKGVYAIEVFDQDMMGNIEKYDSGILHQISRFKAHVVSKDINANTIVHYVAGNLKTVNRIRNMLEEKYPDAEVDVRKVAVVSAIGSDMKVSGMLAKSATALSSANISVLAIHQSIRQVDMQFIVDEDDYDQAVKSLHKALVEVHDHGDAICAA
- a CDS encoding quinone oxidoreductase family protein; the encoded protein is MTEHRAYRVHQPGDENALSLEHTPAPEPRAGQVRVRHKAIGLNFIDIYHRTGLYPLDLPTGLGLEAAGVIEALGSDVQGWKEGDRVAYCSGPPGAYADSHVVAADRLLALPDGIEYEVAAATLLKGLTAAYLLHQTHAVQPGETLLWHAAAGGVGLLACQWAAHLGARVIGTVGSDAKAKLALSRGCYEVIRYREESVVERVMSLTDGKGVPVVYDSVGKDTFDVSLDCLARRGLMVSFGNASGAVPEFSPLLLAQKGSLYITRPTLAHYATTREELETLAGLWFEAVLSGAVKVDINQTYRLDEVPRAHRELANRQTTGASVIIP
- a CDS encoding BCCT family transporter; this translates as MFDNLAQRLKLSAIPQIFFISVGIIVLFVGFAIPFNEPFARFFDMLGGFTFTNFGWFYVLSVSGLLLFLIWVATSRYGRIQLGPDGQGPEYDTLTWFCMLFAAGIGTILMFWGVAEPMSHFANPPLEGVDGGTKDAARLAMNISLYHYGLHTWTIFTMPALAIGYFTYRQGLPMRISSVFYSVLGDRIYGPIGWTIDIIALLGTLFGVAVSVGLGTLQLNTGMNYLFGLPKGQVAEMAIVAAITLVASVSVALGLDRGIKRLSEFNIVVALVILVFVAVAGPTLFIVSGTVQNIGGYLHNLPWLAFWTEAYNEGNWQRQWTVFYFAWTISWAPYVGIFIARISKGRTIRQFVAGALGAPLLFTIVWFSVFGMAAIDLDLNHGTDIAAQVQADVSVALFSFLEQFPLSSLISTLAVIVIVVFLTTSADSAALVVDLLSRKDSQPSRTVQRVFWTLLLGLVAATLLLGGGLQALQNVITALGFPFCVLLVFMAYSLTRALHADYLGYSMEELAEGKAPAMGPMGSLPSDRKGRGDDE
- a CDS encoding tetratricopeptide repeat protein, with product MRSLIRLAALCLICASVSVFAQSDADGEARQRVAEEIEKLEEPMYSPFIERYMLDELKQLRVDLSNQRAELIQQVVDREIESIDRGVTYATNTVTYFFYLIAAVSSILVLLGWNSIRDMKEKMSSLADEEVGKLVNAYEVRLRGIEKQLTQKTRHIDANREEIERTQEIHSLWLRANLEHTPANKIAIYDQILAMKPEDCEALTYKADVVLELGEPQWAVNLCQQALSIDSDNAHAFYQLACAHTALGHYEDGVHFLGEALARAESYRESLMQDPALFPLHDMSAFKELLGIREEDGQS
- a CDS encoding 5'-nucleotidase, whose amino-acid sequence is MPKGFGTKLVIAISSRALFDLDESHQVFINEGLEAYANYQIEREDEPLKPGDAFPMVQKLLHLNESLEGDPRVEVILLSRNSADTGLRVFNSIEHYGLNITRAAFCSGSSPYRYISAFGCHLFLSTDGEDVRQALNQGVAAATLVAAKNKSEQEEELRFAFDGDAVLFSDEAEQVFKSQGLSAFAESERASAKTPLSGGPFKAFLSALQGLQSEFTESRCPIRTALVTARSAPAHERVIRTLRAWNVRIDESLFLGGLPKGEFLKAYGADVFFDDQQQHIESASEHVASGHVPHGVANQVPG
- a CDS encoding MerR family transcriptional regulator, encoding MPTSEDRDPMVSEAVPIRRVSELTGVNSVTLRAWERRYGLLKPLRTAKGHRLYRPEDIARVEAIQRWLARGVAVGQVRALLDQGVDESAAGLSEADPWQQHRQAMGQALATLDVRALQKRLAALTAEYPMPVLVDHCLEPLLSQWRSDVGQGRPQYGATTQLMCLESVLLGHFASARHRQTVPRSAPRLLLVDNGRTPDSVLPMILAYSLGVNRLQVDFFGPLPQAEWLYAVDLRDADAVLLYTDSVPEPGLGSVHRDLERQLAVPVWLAGRQTALVEDALRPHCLGQSLSEILAALAARRPTWVDGPISSDNGSAGSGVSQ